The following nucleotide sequence is from Deinococcus seoulensis.
CGCGACGCCTGGGAACTGTCCGTGCTGGGCGCGTTCACCGAGGTGTTCCTGGCCCGCCAGGGGCACGCGAACCCGGTCGGCCTGAACCTGCTGACCAAGTTGCAGCTGCACACCCTGCCGTGCCTGTTCGGGGCGATGCTGGCCGGGGTGGACACCGTGATCATGGGCGCCGGGATTCCGCGTGACATTCCGCGCGTGCTGGACGCCCTGGCGGCCGGGCAGCCCGCCACCCTGAACCTCGACGTGCGCGGCGGCGACCCCGTGCCCCTGACCCTGGACCCGGCCGCGTACGGCGGGACGGGCGCGGCCCTGACCCGCCCGAAGTTCTACCCGGTGGTGGCCTCGCACGTGCTGGCGGGCGTCCTGGCCCGCAAGGCCAGCGGGCGCGTGGACGGTTTCGTGGTCGAGGGGCCGACGGCCGGGGGGCACAACGCCCCGCCGCGCGGCCCCCTGACCCTGGACAGCAGTGGTCAGCCGGTGTACGGCGAGCGGGACGGGGCGGACCTGCCTGCCCTGCGCGCCCTGGGCCTGCCGTTCTGGCTGGCCGGCAGTCACGGCACCCCGGACGCCCTGGCGCGGGCGCTGGCAGCGGGCGCGGCGGGCATTCAGGTGGGCACGCTGTTCGCCTTCGCCGCCGAGTCCGGCCTGCGCGCCGACCTGAAAGCCGACGTGCAGGCCCGCGCGCACGCCGGGACGCTGGAGGTGTTCACGGACCCGCTCGCCTCGCCCACCGGGTTCCCGTTCAAGGTCGTGAACCTGCCCGGCACGCTCTCGCAGGCCGGGGCGTACGCGGCGCGCGGGCGGGTGTGCGACATCGGGTACCTGCGCGAGGCGTACCGCACCCCTCAGGGCGGCGTGGGCTGGCGCTGCCCAAGCGAACCCGTCGCCGCCTACGCCGCAAAGGGCGGACAGGCGGCCGACACGGCCGGACGCAAGTGCCTGTGCAACGCCCTGATGGCCGACGCCGGGTACCCGCAGGTGCAGCGCGGCGGGCACACCGAGCCGCCCCTGCTGACCAGCGGCGACCGCCTGAACGACCTGCGGGACCTGCCCACCCCCTACCGCGCCGCCGACGTGATCCGCGTCCTGCGCGGCTGAACCCCGCCGCGCGCCCATGCGCTAGCCTGGGGAGCACATGCGTCTCCTTCACACCACCCGCTGCGGCCGGGGCAGACCGTGACCGCCCCGCTGACCCCGGCCGGAAGTCCGCCGCCCCGCGACCTGCTGGCCCGCTACCGCGCCGGGGACCTGCGCGCCCTGGCCCGCGCCGTCACGCTGGCCGAGGCTGGCCTGCCCGGCGCCCGGCCCCTGCTGCGCGCCGCGCGTGAACGGGCCGCGTCCGGCGCGCGGGCCGTGGTGCTGGGCGTGACCGGCAGCCCCGGCAGCGGCAAGAGCACCCTGACCGACGCCCTGATCGCCCACCTGCGCGCGCGCGGGCAGCGGGTCGCGGTGCTGGCCGTGGACCCCAGCAGCCCCTACAGCGGCGGCGCGATCCTCGGGGACCGCATCCGCATGCTGCGCCACCACGCCGACGCGGGCGTGTTCGTGCGCTCGCTCGCCAGCCGGGGCGCGCTGGGCGGTCTGTCCGCGCGGACCATGTCGGTCCTGTCCCTGCTGGAAGGCGCCGGGCAGGCAGGCACGGCGTTCGACTGGGTGATCCTGGAAACCGTGGGCGTCGGGCAGTCCGAGGTGGACATCGCCGCCGCGTGCGACCACACCCTGCTGGTCCTCACCCCGGCCGGCGGGGACGGCGTGCAGGCCTTCAAGGCCGGGATCATGGAGATCGCGGACGTGATCGCCGTGAACAAGGCCGACCTGCCCGGCGCCGCCCGGACCGTCCGGGAACTGATGGCCGCGCAGGGCCTCGGCGCGCACGACGAGCACACCTGGATGGCGCCCATCCGGCAGACCATCGCCTCGAAGGCCGAGGGCCTGGACGCCCTGATCGACGCGGTCGAGGCGCACCGCGCGCACCTGGGCGAGACTGGCCTGCTGGCCCGCCGCGAGGCCCGCGCGGAATTCGAGGTCCGGTCCCTGGTGCAGGAGCGGCTGCTGAGGCTGGCCCGCGAACGCAGCGGCGACCTGTACGCCCGCGTGGCCCGCGGAGAACTGGACGCCGACGAGGCCGCCGACACCCTGCTGGAGCAGGCGTGAAGGCCCGCCCCGTGGCGGGCGGCCTGCTGGCCTTCCTGACCGCGCAGCGCCTGCTGGAACTGCGGGTCGCGCGCCGCAACGAACGCTGGGCGCGCGAGCAGGGCGCCGCGGAGTACGGCCAGGAACACTACCCGCTGTTCTTCGTGCTGCACCCCGCCTGGATGCTGTGCACGTACCTCGAAGGCCGCAACGGTCGGCGCGTGAACGTCCCGGCGCTGCTGCTGTTCCTGCTGGCCCAGCCGCTACGGTACTGGGTGATCCGCACGCTGGGCCGCTACTGGAACACCCGCATCCTGATCGTGCCCGGCGGGCAGCGCGTCACGGGCGGCCCGTTCCGCTACCTGCGTCACCCGAACTACGCGGTCGTGGCGCTGGAACTCGCCGCCGCGCCACTCGCGGTGGGCGCGTGGCGTACCGCGCTGGCCTTCACGCTGCTGAACGCCGCGCTGCTGCTGGGCATCCGCATTCCCGCCGAGGAACGCGCCCTGGCGCACTACCGCGCCGGGCAGGGGGAACCGTGAGGCTGCCCGCCCTGATACGGACTCCGATTGAATGGACTGCAAAGCCCGTTCAATTCGGGCAGAGGGAGCAGAGCAAGTAGGAGTCGAAGCGGGTTCCGGACATGGAGCTGGCAGGGGCGGTGCTGTCCCGGGGTGTTAACCAAACAAACGGCAGTCCGTATGAGCGGACGACCCTGCGTTCAGGCGGACTGCGGGAAGCGGCGCTCGAACACCAGTCCGGTGGGCGTGTCGGCCAGCATGACCGGCGTCACCACCGGCACGCCCTGCAACTCCATGCGCACGCGCCCCGCGTCGTTGGTGTGCGCCACGCCCGCCGCGACGCCCTGCACGGTCCAGCCCTGATGCGTGGCGGCCAGCAGGACCTCCAGTTCGTCCAGCCCGCCGCGCAACTGCGGGGTGAACAGCGCGGCGCGGGCCGGGCGTGACTGGGCGCGCAGTTCGCGCTGCACGTCCGCCCAGTTCGGCGCGCCCAGCCGCATGAACCCGGAAGGGTGCCGCTCGGCGTGCACCACGAACGCGCCCCGCAGGTCAGCCACGGCGCCCGCCAGGGCCTCCGCGCCGGGCAGGACCAGCGCCACGTCGAAATCGGGCAGCACGGCACTGAAGTAATCGGCGGCGTCCTGCACGTCCCGGGCACTCAGGTGCGCCAGGGACTCGCCCACCTGCTCCGGGCTGGGCAGGGCGCGGGCGATGGCGGCGCGGAACACTTCAGTCATACCCGCAGGGTAGTGCGGCGGGTCTTTCGCGGCTGTCACAGACCGCTGCGCGGACCTTCACCAGGCGTTCACCTGCCGGGTTGCCCGCCCCCCCCCCAAGCCCGGCCCCCTCCAGCCCGGCCCCCCCCAGCCCCTCCGGCCCGACAGACCGGACGCACCCCGCAGCCCGCCCGGCCCGCACACCACCCGACCCACCCCGCGCGGGATACCGTGCGGCCATGCAGGCCCGCCTCCCCACCCCACCCGCCCCGGCCAGCCCCACCGGCACAACGACCGCTGCCGCCACCACCGCCCGCCACGCCGCCGCCATCGCCGTGGCCGTCACCGCCGGGCACTTCATCAACGACGCCTACAGCGCCATGCTCACACCCCTGACCCCCGCCCTGCAGGCCAAGTATGGGGTCAGCATCGCCGCCGTCACGCTGCTGTCCAGCGTGTACTCGCTGACCAGCAGTGTCCTGCAACCCCTGCTGGGCATCCTGGGCGAGCGGCTGGACCGCCGCTACGCCGCCGCGCTCGGCCCCCTCATGACCGGCGTCGGCCTGACCCTCATGGGCTTCGTGCCGTGGTTCGGGGCGCTGATCCTGCTCGTCGCCGTCGCAGGCTTCGGCAGCGGCTTCTTCCACCCCGCCGGAGCCGCGTACGTCGCGCAGCACAGCCCCCCCGACAGGCGCGGCCTGTGGGCCAGCCTGTTCAGCGCGGGCGGCACCGCCGGGATGGCACTCGGCCCCGTGTTTGCCGGGGTGGGCCTCACTCACCTGCCGTGGTTCGCGCTGATCGGTGTGGTCGTCGCCGCCATCACCTTCGCCGTCACGCCGGGCGGCGTGCAGAAGGCCAAACGCATCCCCATGCGCGACTACGCCGGCATCTTCCGTGGCCCCCTCGTGTGGCTGTGGGCCATGGCCGTCCTGCGCTCGCTGGCCAGCATGGGCTACAACGCCATGCTGCCGTTCATGCTGCTGGCACGCGGCTACGGCGCGCGCGAGGTCGCCATCACGCTCGCCGTGTACTCGGTCGCCAGCGCCATTGGCGGCATCGTCGGCGGACGGCTCAGCGACCGCCTGGGCCGCGTGACCGTCCTGCGCGGCGCGATCCTCACCACCATCCCCTTCTTCGCGCTG
It contains:
- the meaB gene encoding methylmalonyl Co-A mutase-associated GTPase MeaB — protein: MTAPLTPAGSPPPRDLLARYRAGDLRALARAVTLAEAGLPGARPLLRAARERAASGARAVVLGVTGSPGSGKSTLTDALIAHLRARGQRVAVLAVDPSSPYSGGAILGDRIRMLRHHADAGVFVRSLASRGALGGLSARTMSVLSLLEGAGQAGTAFDWVILETVGVGQSEVDIAAACDHTLLVLTPAGGDGVQAFKAGIMEIADVIAVNKADLPGAARTVRELMAAQGLGAHDEHTWMAPIRQTIASKAEGLDALIDAVEAHRAHLGETGLLARREARAEFEVRSLVQERLLRLARERSGDLYARVARGELDADEAADTLLEQA
- a CDS encoding MFS transporter → MQARLPTPPAPASPTGTTTAAATTARHAAAIAVAVTAGHFINDAYSAMLTPLTPALQAKYGVSIAAVTLLSSVYSLTSSVLQPLLGILGERLDRRYAAALGPLMTGVGLTLMGFVPWFGALILLVAVAGFGSGFFHPAGAAYVAQHSPPDRRGLWASLFSAGGTAGMALGPVFAGVGLTHLPWFALIGVVVAAITFAVTPGGVQKAKRIPMRDYAGIFRGPLVWLWAMAVLRSLASMGYNAMLPFMLLARGYGAREVAITLAVYSVASAIGGIVGGRLSDRLGRVTVLRGAILTTIPFFALLILSSPANWWFYPLTFIVGAAVNASIPVGVVTAQEYAPGHVAVASSIMMGFSWGFAGLLVFLVGALADATSPTTAALAALSLLIPSAIIAARLPEPKKVQFS
- a CDS encoding nitronate monooxygenase, with the protein product MTHPAPLMPPSLSLPPLLSAPALPRIIQGGMGVAVSDWRLARAVSMTGELGVVSGTGIDTVLLRRLQDGDPDGHVRAALSHFPDAALAARTVQRFFLPAGRAAGQPYARVPLPTAERHRDAWELSVLGAFTEVFLARQGHANPVGLNLLTKLQLHTLPCLFGAMLAGVDTVIMGAGIPRDIPRVLDALAAGQPATLNLDVRGGDPVPLTLDPAAYGGTGAALTRPKFYPVVASHVLAGVLARKASGRVDGFVVEGPTAGGHNAPPRGPLTLDSSGQPVYGERDGADLPALRALGLPFWLAGSHGTPDALARALAAGAAGIQVGTLFAFAAESGLRADLKADVQARAHAGTLEVFTDPLASPTGFPFKVVNLPGTLSQAGAYAARGRVCDIGYLREAYRTPQGGVGWRCPSEPVAAYAAKGGQAADTAGRKCLCNALMADAGYPQVQRGGHTEPPLLTSGDRLNDLRDLPTPYRAADVIRVLRG
- a CDS encoding isoprenylcysteine carboxyl methyltransferase family protein, giving the protein MKARPVAGGLLAFLTAQRLLELRVARRNERWAREQGAAEYGQEHYPLFFVLHPAWMLCTYLEGRNGRRVNVPALLLFLLAQPLRYWVIRTLGRYWNTRILIVPGGQRVTGGPFRYLRHPNYAVVALELAAAPLAVGAWRTALAFTLLNAALLLGIRIPAEERALAHYRAGQGEP